One Nitrospirota bacterium genomic region harbors:
- a CDS encoding 4Fe-4S dicluster domain-containing protein, whose amino-acid sequence MCEFCTKHGEGKIWYKNAANYAQDLLSDLNRRRYIENFLTTAFGEGFQTLGRLETIYRKKGKLPRAVAKAMVEKAKAEHFGQVLPIEEIDEVVNSARTVVRMPCACRWNIGKKEERCCYAVSYGPEAWYRSIDMGYFGKASDEGLESLTPDAAVAQMREMEEQGRVHTIWTMMTPFIGAICNCRPEDCLAMLTLSRTTVETMERAEQVARVEDALCTGCGLCDSECHFRAISSHNHAGASHAHIDPQKCFGCGLCRRACVPGAITLVPRQGAGQR is encoded by the coding sequence ATGTGTGAATTCTGTACGAAGCACGGCGAAGGAAAGATCTGGTACAAGAACGCGGCGAACTACGCCCAGGATCTCCTGTCGGACCTCAACCGGCGGCGCTACATCGAGAACTTCCTCACCACGGCGTTCGGCGAAGGCTTTCAGACCCTGGGAAGGCTCGAGACGATCTACCGCAAGAAGGGCAAGCTCCCGCGCGCGGTGGCGAAGGCCATGGTCGAAAAGGCAAAGGCCGAGCATTTCGGCCAGGTGCTGCCCATCGAGGAGATCGACGAGGTGGTCAACAGTGCCAGGACCGTTGTGCGCATGCCCTGCGCGTGCCGGTGGAACATCGGGAAAAAGGAAGAACGCTGCTGTTACGCGGTGAGCTACGGTCCCGAGGCCTGGTACCGATCGATCGACATGGGGTACTTCGGCAAGGCCTCCGATGAAGGCCTGGAATCGCTCACGCCGGACGCTGCCGTTGCGCAGATGCGGGAAATGGAAGAGCAGGGAAGGGTCCATACGATCTGGACCATGATGACCCCCTTCATCGGCGCGATCTGCAATTGCCGGCCCGAGGACTGCCTCGCCATGCTGACCCTGTCGCGGACCACGGTCGAGACCATGGAGCGGGCTGAGCAGGTCGCACGGGTGGAAGACGCGCTTTGCACCGGCTGCGGCTTGTGCGACAGTGAGTGCCATTTCCGGGCCATATCCAGCCATAACCATGCCGGTGCGTCCCACGCCCATATCGATCCCCAGAAGTGCTTCGGCTGCGGCCTGTGCAGGAGGGCGTGTGTTCCCGGGGCGATCACGCTGGTTCCGAGACAGGGAGCAGGACAGCGGTGA
- a CDS encoding Lrp/AsnC ligand binding domain-containing protein, with amino-acid sequence MAVKAYVLIEAYPGASRDVAAAARKIKGVKSAAVVTGPHDVIAFVEAADAKALGDVLIAKIQKIDSIAGTVTDVVID; translated from the coding sequence ATGGCAGTAAAGGCTTATGTGCTTATCGAGGCGTATCCGGGCGCATCGCGCGATGTCGCGGCGGCTGCCCGGAAGATCAAGGGCGTGAAATCCGCGGCAGTCGTAACCGGGCCGCATGACGTGATCGCCTTTGTTGAGGCGGCAGACGCGAAGGCTCTCGGCGACGTGCTTATTGCGAAGATCCAGAAGATCGACAGCATAGCCGGAACAGTTACGGACGTGGTGATCGATTGA
- the amt gene encoding ammonium transporter, whose protein sequence is MNSSILVVMGTLICAFLVIFMQAGFAMMETGFTRAKNAGHSMAMNMMVFVFGVLGYWICGHAVRTGGSGFFLTNVASDASIIVLFLSQVVYLNIAATIPTGAMAERWTFKSFVAYGFFIAMFVYPLYANWVWSGGWLAQLGRNFGLGHGVLDFAGSSVVHMVGGVAGLAGAMVLGPRMGKYRANGTPVAIPGHHIPMAVVGCLILFFGWFGFNAGPAMADGGLRLGVIAGNTMLAGVAAAVAAMCYVWFMYGKPDLSLIANGLLGGLVAISGPCAFVSPLGAIMIGFAAGVLCCASVFFVERKLKVDDPVGAISVHGICGAWGMISLGLFADGTYGNGLNNVSGMVRGLLYGGGTQLVAQIIGVVVNFVFVFSVMYLFFKLLDRIIPMRVSEEVEFEGLDQSEVAVTAYPDFSITKTRR, encoded by the coding sequence ATGAACAGCTCAATACTTGTCGTCATGGGGACGCTGATCTGTGCGTTTCTCGTCATTTTCATGCAGGCCGGTTTTGCCATGATGGAGACGGGGTTCACGAGAGCGAAGAACGCGGGCCATTCCATGGCGATGAACATGATGGTCTTCGTTTTCGGCGTGCTCGGGTACTGGATATGCGGCCATGCGGTCCGAACCGGCGGCTCAGGATTTTTTCTGACCAACGTGGCGTCAGATGCCTCGATCATCGTGCTCTTCCTGTCCCAGGTGGTCTACCTGAACATCGCGGCGACCATACCGACCGGCGCGATGGCGGAGCGCTGGACGTTCAAGTCCTTCGTGGCGTACGGTTTCTTCATCGCCATGTTCGTGTATCCCTTGTACGCAAACTGGGTGTGGAGCGGGGGATGGCTCGCTCAGCTCGGCAGGAACTTCGGTCTCGGACACGGGGTCCTCGACTTTGCCGGTTCATCGGTTGTTCACATGGTCGGCGGCGTTGCCGGGCTCGCGGGTGCGATGGTGCTCGGTCCCCGCATGGGGAAATACCGGGCCAACGGAACTCCTGTTGCCATTCCCGGTCATCATATCCCGATGGCTGTTGTAGGGTGTTTGATACTTTTCTTCGGGTGGTTCGGGTTCAATGCAGGCCCGGCCATGGCTGACGGCGGTCTCCGGCTCGGCGTCATCGCGGGAAATACCATGCTTGCGGGCGTGGCTGCGGCTGTCGCGGCCATGTGCTACGTGTGGTTCATGTACGGGAAACCCGATCTTTCGCTGATCGCGAACGGGCTCCTCGGCGGGCTCGTTGCCATCTCGGGGCCCTGCGCATTCGTGAGTCCCTTAGGAGCGATCATGATAGGGTTTGCCGCCGGCGTGCTTTGCTGCGCAAGTGTTTTCTTTGTTGAACGGAAGCTGAAGGTGGACGATCCGGTCGGCGCCATATCGGTCCACGGCATTTGCGGCGCCTGGGGAATGATCAGCCTCGGGCTTTTTGCCGACGGTACTTATGGAAACGGCTTGAACAATGTTTCTGGTATGGTCAGAGGGCTGTTGTACGGAGGCGGAACGCAACTCGTGGCGCAGATCATCGGTGTCGTGGTGAACTTCGTATTCGTTTTTTCCGTGATGTACCTGTTCTTCAAGTTGCTGGACAGGATCATCCCGATGCGGGTATCGGAAGAAGTGGAGTTCGAGGGCCTGGACCAGAGCGAGGTCGCGGTTACGGCCTATCCTGACTTCAGCATAACGAAGACACGCAGATAG
- a CDS encoding P-II family nitrogen regulator, producing the protein MKRIEAIIRPAKVSEVCAALDKVGHPGVTISEIKGHGRQKGLITKYRGVSYKVNLVAKARVEVVVKDEDTDRIVKAVREAALTGEVGDGKIFVHDMADAIRIRTNETGMAAL; encoded by the coding sequence ATGAAAAGGATTGAAGCGATTATACGTCCGGCCAAGGTTTCAGAGGTCTGCGCCGCTTTGGACAAAGTGGGCCATCCCGGCGTTACGATCTCTGAAATTAAAGGCCATGGACGCCAAAAAGGGCTCATAACGAAGTATCGCGGCGTATCGTATAAAGTGAATCTGGTGGCCAAAGCGCGAGTGGAAGTGGTCGTAAAAGACGAAGACACGGACAGGATCGTCAAGGCAGTCCGTGAAGCCGCGTTGACCGGCGAGGTGGGAGACGGAAAGATATTCGTACACGACATGGCCGACGCTATAAGGATACGGACCAACGAAACCGGCATGGCCGCACTATAA